The nucleotide window GGTACGCGCAGCGGTGCAGCCACAGCCAGCGCCGGTAGGACGTGAAGCGCTGCAGGCCGGCGGTGAGGAAGATGGCGAACATGACCTCGAAGCCGACCATGCCGGCGATGTGGCGCGCCTCCTGCCCGGAACCGAACGGGATGAACATGTAGGCGAAGCTGTACGGCTGGACCGTCAGGTAGGTGAAGCCCAGCGCGTGGACGAGACCGAAGATGATCGTCGCGGTGGCCAGCACCATGTGCGTGCTGCGCAGGCCCTTCCGGCCGGTGACCGAGCGGATCCAGCCGGTCGCGGTGAGCACGCCCCAGGTGAGCGTCAGCATCGCGGCCCCGTAGGACGTCCGGGCGGCGAAGGCCGCGAGGCCGCGGGCCGCCGGGTCGGTCTTCGGCTGGAACTGCTGGGTGAGGAAGATCGTTGCGTCGTGCCAGGTCTCAACCATGGCTACCCCCGGTTCTCGCAGCGGCCGGCCGGGACGTCCTGGCGCGGCCACGGTTGCTCTTGATCTGGCGCAGCCCGTAGAACAGCCCGCCGCCGAGCAGCAGGAACAGTGCCCCCACCACGGCGATCTGCGACGTGTCGAGGCCGAGCTGGATCCCCGTCGGCGCCGCGGTGGTCGAGACGACCGGGGCGGGCAGCGCGGTGTAGTCGACCATGCCGGTGCTCTCGAGCATCGTCATGTGCCGCATGACGGCCTGGTTGCCGACGGTCGCGAAGGCCCGCACGTCGTCGTTGCGGGTGCCGGCGCGCAGCTGCGCGAGGACGGCGAACACCGCGCCGTGCGCGGCACGCAGCCGGTTGGCGAAGACGCGGTCGAACTCCGGGCCGGGGGCGGCGGCCATCTGCTCGGCGAGCCAGCCGCGCTGTTCCTCGGAGGGCTGGTCGGGGACCGGCGAGTTCAGCTTCTGCGAGAGGGCGCGGGTCGCCACGTCGAGGCGGCCGTGGTCCATCATGATCGCGAAGCCGACCTTCTGGACGATCGGGCTGCCCTTCTCCATCGCCATCATGCCCGACGGCATCTCCCACAGGCCGGCCTGGCGGACCTTGGTCAGCAGCACCGCGTCGGTGTCGGAGATCGCGGTCGAGCCCGTCTGGGCGAGCGAGGCCGAGCCCGGGGCGAGCAGGGCCAGCACCAGCGCCACGACGAAGAGGATCCGGACCAGCGGCCGGGACCGCTCGAGGACGGACGGGGGATCGAAGTCGAACCCGGCCAGATCAGAGACCGAACGCATTTTGCCTCCACTCGTCCTGGGTCAGCGTGATCTTCTTGCCGTCCGGCGCGATCGGGTACCAGGCCTGGTCGAGGCCCTGGCCGGAGGTGTCGGCCGGTTCCTGGTCGCCGGTGAAGTGGTAGAGGGGCCACCCGGCGAGGGTGAGCTGCTGGCTGCCGTCGTCGCGGGTGATCTCGCCGATCAGCGACTGGTCGACGTCGACCGGCGGCAGGTTGCCGCCCGCCTTGACCGGGATCCACTTGGTCGCGCACGCACCGGTGCAGTTCGAGCGCGAGGGGTTGGGGGTGTCCCGGTCGTACCGGTAGATGGTGTAGCCGGTCCCGTCGACGAGCAGGAGCCCGAGGTCGAACGTCCTCGCGCCCCTGAGCTGGCTCTTCGCCGGGTTGTTCGGGTCGGCGGTGATGCCCTGCGGCATCGGCAGGACGACCTGCCCCTGCTGCTGCATGCCGGGCATCTGCATGCCGGCGGCGCCGCCGGCCGCGTAACCACCACCCGTGGTGGCCGCGCCGGCGGTACAGGCGGTGAGCAAGGCGAGTGCGGTGAGGCACACGGCGGCGGGGACCACCGGGCGGGGAATGCGGATCACTGCTCCTCCGTGGGGCATGACTACGCGCTGTTGCCGGTAGTGCAACGGAAAAGGGCGCGAAAGATCCACAGTGGACATTCGGTCCGGAGTGGATGCGGAGCGTTGCGGGGGACAACGCCTGGTCGGGGTCTTCGGTAGGGGATACGGACACGGTCCGGAAACGGTTCAAAAAAGTTTTGTCCCCGGTTTGCGTGCCGGAAGTACTGGACGTAGGCCGTCCGGCCCACCAGGATGTCCCGCGTGGGACGGCACACCCGAGCGCTGAGATCCGTCGATCAGGAAGTCGTCGAGCCCGGCGACGGCCACGACGATCTGGCGAAGGCGCTCTACCAGGAATTCGGCGGGTCGCTGATGGCGTTCGCGCTGCGGCTGACCGGGCACGACCGGCAGTGGGCCGAAGACGTCGTCCAGGAGACCCTGATCAAGGCGTGGCGCAACGCCGACAAGCTCGACCGCCAGCCGGAGATGCTCCGTGCCTGGTTGTTCACGGTGGCCCGGCGTATCGTGATCGACGGCTGGCGCAGCCGCAGCGTCCGGCCCCAGGAGCTCGAGGAGATCGAATCCGACGCGATCGCGGTGTCCGACGAATCGGACCGGACGCTCGCCGCGATGATCGTTTACGAGGCGCTGCAGGGCCTTTCGCCCGAGCAGCGGGAGGCCATCCAGCAGACCTACCTGCGCGATCGGACCGTGAACGAGGTCGCGGCGACCCTCGGGGTGCCCCCGGGCACCGTCAAGTCCCGCATCCACCACGCCGTCCGCGCCCTGCGCCGTGCCCTGCGCGAGCGGGGGTGAACTGAGCGTGGCCGGATCACCGCACACCGACGTCGCCGCCTACGTGCTCGGCGTCCTCAGCGAGGCCGAGAACTCCCAGTTCGAAGCCCACCTGATGAACTGCCCGCACTGCCAGCTCGACCTGATCGAGCTCTACCAGCTGCCGGACGTCCTCGACCTGGTGAAGCGCAGCTGGCCGGAGCCGCCGATGCCGGCGCCCAGCCCGCGCACGCTGTCGCCGGGCCCGCGGGTGCTGCGCGGCCTCATGGAAGAGGCCGCGGTGAAGCGTCGCCGCCGTCGCCGGATCGGCATCCTCGCCGGGGCCGCGGCCGCGGCGGCCGTCATCGCCGGCCCGCTGGTGACCCTCGCGGTCCGGCCGGCCGACGCCGTCCCGCCTGCCTCGCTGGCCGCCCCGAGCACCAAGCAGCCGCCGCCGAGCGTCCTGGCGACGTCCACCCCGCCGCCCGGGGGTGCCCAGGGCCAGCCCGGGGGCGGCCAGACCTACGGCCGCGGCAGCGGCGGGTCCGCCGTCAGCGCCCTGATCACCGTTTTGCCGGTGGAGTGGGGCAGCCGCGTCGAGCTCGAGCTGCGCGGGATCGTCGGGCCGGTGAAGTGCCAGCTGGTCGCCATCCCGGAGACCGGCGCCGAGCGCGTCGTCTCCAGCTGGTCGGTGCCGCCCAAGGGGTTCGGCATCCCCGGCTCGCCCGAACCGTTGCGCCTGCAGGGTTCGGTCTCCCTGGCGATGGACCAGATCAACCGGTTCGAGGTCCGCGGCGAAGACGGCACGGTCCTCGTCGTCGTCCAGCGCTGAATCTCTTTCTTTTCGGTGAAACGCCCTGACCTGGGTCAATGCTGTCCGGTTGCGCGCCAGCAGATAACGAAAAGATAACGGGCCGGTCGCTTTTGAACCTCAGGGCGCTCATGTCCGTATCCCCCAATGCATCCCCCGATGCATCCCGACAGCCGGAACCGCAACCATCCCGACGCCGGTTTCGAGCGATCTGAAGCTCCATTCAACGGTAGTTCTTGCCCGGGCCGCCGCGCCGTTGGCGCGCGCCCGGAAAAACGAACGAGGTGAACTGATCTATGGCCCGGAATTCTCGGCCCCCCGTGACGGGCAAACACCGCGTTGCCCGCCGAACCAAGATCGCGATGGGGGCGATCGGCCTGGCGATCGCCGTCGGCGCGCTCGCTGTCGCGGTCACCACGGGCCGCACGGGCGAAGCCAGCGCGGACGCTGCGGACCCCTCGCTCTACATCGACATCAACAAGGTTCCCGCCGGCTCCAACGTGAACGCGGCTGTGAAGAACAAGGGTGCGAAGGGTTCGTTCACCGTCGACTGTGGAACGAACGCGGACGGCGCGCACCACAACCCGGACAACTTCATCGCGCAGCCCGGGATCAAGAACGGCGCCCAGCACCTGCACGACTACGTCGGCAACGTGACCACCGACGCCGATTCCAGCTTGAAGAGCCTGCTCGCCGGCGACACCACCTGCAAGAACGGTGACCAGTCGGCGTACTTCTGGCCCGTCATCCGCATCGACAAGGAAGACGAGGCGACGAACGAGGGCAAGAACCAGAAGGCCAAGCAGGACCAGCAGGGCAAGACCGGCGACGTCCAGGAGGACAAGAGCGGGCAGGACGCCAAGGACGCGCAGGACCAGAACCGGCGCGAGCGCCAGGGTCAGGGCGGCGGCCGGGCGGGCCTGAGCGCCCAGCAGCAGGGTG belongs to Amycolatopsis tolypomycina and includes:
- a CDS encoding ferric reductase-like transmembrane domain-containing protein; amino-acid sequence: MVETWHDATIFLTQQFQPKTDPAARGLAAFAARTSYGAAMLTLTWGVLTATGWIRSVTGRKGLRSTHMVLATATIIFGLVHALGFTYLTVQPYSFAYMFIPFGSGQEARHIAGMVGFEVMFAIFLTAGLQRFTSYRRWLWLHRCAYPAVGLIAIHSWFGAIANGHLSVTWLGGITLLVPAVTVSMLRFMPARTLERIGLVEEQVA
- a CDS encoding DUF4142 domain-containing protein, which produces MRSVSDLAGFDFDPPSVLERSRPLVRILFVVALVLALLAPGSASLAQTGSTAISDTDAVLLTKVRQAGLWEMPSGMMAMEKGSPIVQKVGFAIMMDHGRLDVATRALSQKLNSPVPDQPSEEQRGWLAEQMAAAPGPEFDRVFANRLRAAHGAVFAVLAQLRAGTRNDDVRAFATVGNQAVMRHMTMLESTGMVDYTALPAPVVSTTAAPTGIQLGLDTSQIAVVGALFLLLGGGLFYGLRQIKSNRGRARTSRPAAARTGGSHG
- a CDS encoding sigma-70 family RNA polymerase sigma factor, which codes for MGRHTRALRSVDQEVVEPGDGHDDLAKALYQEFGGSLMAFALRLTGHDRQWAEDVVQETLIKAWRNADKLDRQPEMLRAWLFTVARRIVIDGWRSRSVRPQELEEIESDAIAVSDESDRTLAAMIVYEALQGLSPEQREAIQQTYLRDRTVNEVAATLGVPPGTVKSRIHHAVRALRRALRERG
- a CDS encoding zf-HC2 domain-containing protein; the encoded protein is MAGSPHTDVAAYVLGVLSEAENSQFEAHLMNCPHCQLDLIELYQLPDVLDLVKRSWPEPPMPAPSPRTLSPGPRVLRGLMEEAAVKRRRRRRIGILAGAAAAAAVIAGPLVTLAVRPADAVPPASLAAPSTKQPPPSVLATSTPPPGGAQGQPGGGQTYGRGSGGSAVSALITVLPVEWGSRVELELRGIVGPVKCQLVAIPETGAERVVSSWSVPPKGFGIPGSPEPLRLQGSVSLAMDQINRFEVRGEDGTVLVVVQR